A single genomic interval of Alligator mississippiensis isolate rAllMis1 chromosome 15, rAllMis1, whole genome shotgun sequence harbors:
- the LOC102560747 gene encoding coiled-coil alpha-helical rod protein 1, which yields MERRAGAGQRLDPPAAFGAPAPAGPRGLMPPSHFRPRTAAPRDAGPSGWRPPELSWEPPGWAEEASRGCRAAAMDQPGARTRSLDREAEPLGPGPALATSQEAEIISRQLHEIRRLEAELAGTRATALQQEATGAPRASTAARLQAEADALGTEPGALRVQSQVEADALRAELETLRGRSRAEVDALRAELAGATERQEQEAAAAQGELRAALQEQEAETQQMRERLQGALDQHRVELCQLSAAHGAERDALTQQVRELREELEARGQEAARLEQQRDALQEQLGVAKAELASQNALLQQLRADLCEQNSPPQECLQAEAERDALRTVVELLQVRLAALGDILALQEAELTRKPWDPLQPEGAMKAQALLSRWREKVFALMVQLKTQELGQAEATGLLRRKVLELEGEVARRDQQVALLLHSLQEKTAEADMERVKSKTLQADLSHSKDSGQRQQLRAEAAEGALRGLVEAVRSLQQQVGQQEGELRAAVSRLAGLGARVGFAARRVDAIQGLVSQKVALARLQREEPLRAASPEPDIPFQEALQVELAQLHQERDHLAAELKRGAQAVERKMAEAREKAGRELQEVADSLRQVLEQKEAVEQECQELQGWLETARQELHNSQEAAKGLKQQLAQLQGEHKRVLQEKVAQVETQLRGDLAEAEKQLSEARREHTKTVVALRQAERQAARDKARSQELARLHDEAQKEEITRLGTRLRELERDRNLLMATLRQEGLLAQFQRSRVTARKLPGEQQGPGLDAALGSSGLQPPSQASLAALLDDLQSLGTALLREEEEEAATAGEEPGTEDT from the exons ATGGAGCggagggccggggccgggcagcgCCTGGATCCCCCGGCTGCCTTCGGCGCCCCCGCGCCTGCTG GTCCCCGGGGGCTGATGCCCCCCTCGCACTTCCGGCCCCGCACGGCAGCGCCCCGGGACGCAGGCCCGTCCGGCTGGAGGccaccagagctgagctgggAGCCCCCGGGGTGGGCGGAGGAGGCGTCCCGGGGCTGCAGGGCCGCGGCGATGGACCAGCCCGGCGCCCGGACCAG GTCGCTGGACCGGGAGGCCGAGCCCCTGGGCCCCGGCCCGGCCTTGGCCACGTCCCAGGAGGCCGAGATCATCTCCCGCCAGCTCCACGAGATCCGGCGGCTGGAGGCGGAGCTGGCCGGGACGCGCGCCACCGCCCTCCAGCAGGAGGCGACAGGGGCCCCCCGCGCCAGCACCGCCGCCCGCCTGCAGGCAGAGGCTGATGCCCTCGGGACGGAGCCGGGGGCCCTCCGGGTCCAGAGCCAAGTGGAAGCCGACGCCCTGAGGGCGGAGCTGGAGACTCTCCGGGGGCGGAGCCGAGCAGAGGTGGATGCCCTCAGGGCGGAGCTAGCGGGGGCCACGGAGCGGCAGGAGCAGGAGGCGGCAGCCGCGCAGGGGGAGCTGCGGGCGGCGCTGCAGGAGCAAGAGGCTGAGACCCAGCAAATGAGGGAGCGCCTGCAGGGGGCGCTGGACCAGCACCGGGTGGAG CTGTGCCAGCTGTCCGCAGCCCACGGGGCAGAGCGGGACGCCCTGACGCAGCAAGTCCGCGAGCTGCGGGAGGAGCTGGAGGCCCGGGGACAGGAGGCCGCCCGTCTGGAGCAGCAGCGAGACGCgctccaggagcagctggg TGTGGCCAAGGCTGAGCTGGCctcccagaatgctttgctgcagcagctgcgaGCCGACCTGTGCGAGCAGAACAGCCCCCCTCAGGAGTGCCTGCAG GCGGAGGCAGAACGGGATGCTCTGAGGACCGTGGTGGAGCTGCTGCAGGTCCGACTGGCTGCGCTGGGCGACATCCTtgccctgcaggaggcagagctgaCGCGGAAG ccctgggacccccTGCAGCCTGAGGGGGCCATGAAGGCCCAGGCCCTGCTGAGCCGCTGGCGGGAAAAAGTTTTCGCCCTCATGGTGCAGCTCAAGACCCAGGAGCTGGGCCAAGCCGAAGCCACTGGCCTGCTCCGCAGGAAg GTGTTGgagctggagggtgaggtggCGCGACGGGACCAGCAGGTCGCGCTGCTCTTGCACAGTTTGCAGGAGAAGACAGCTGAGGCCGACATGGAGAGAGTGAAGAGCAAG ACGCTCCAGGCTGACCTGTCCCACAGCAAGGACTCAGGGCAGCGCCAGCAGCTCCGGGCAGAAGCGGCTGAAGGCGCCTTGCGGGGCCTGGTGGAAGCTGTGAGGag tctgcagcagcaggttgggcagcaggagggggagctgcGGGCGGCCGTCTCGCGCCTAGCTGGTCTGGGTGCTCGTGTTGGCTTCGCTGCCAGGAGAGTAGACGCCATCcaag ggctcgtCTCCCAGAAAGTGGCCTTGGCTCGACTGCAGCGGGAAGAGCCACTCAGGGCTGCCAGCCCAGAGCCAGATAT ccccttccaggAGGCtctgcaggtggagctggcccagctgcaccaggagcgGGACCACTTGGCTGCTGAGCTGaagcgcggggcccaggctgtAGAGAGAAAGATGGCTGAGGCCCGGGAAAAAG CGGGGCGCGAACTCCAGGAGGTGGCCGACAGCCTGCGGCAAGTGCTGGAGCAGAAGGAGGCGGTGGAGcaggagtgccaggagctgcaggggtggctggagaCGGCGCGCCAGGAGCTGCACAACAGCCAGGAGGCGGCAAAGGGACTGAAGCAGCAGTTGGCGCAGCTGCAGGGGGAACACAAGCGAG TCTTGCAGGAGAAGGTGGCCCAGGTGGAGACGCAGCTCCGTGGGGACCTTGCTGAGGCTGAGAAGCAGCTCAGTGAGGCGCGACGGGAACACACAAAGACAG TTGTGGCCCTGCGCCAGGCTGAGCGCCAGGCTGCTCGGGACAAGGCCCGGAGCCAGGAGTTGGCGCGGCTCCACGACGAAGCCCAGAAGGAAGAAATAACTCGGCTGGGCACTCGCCTGCGGGAGCTGGAGAGGGACAGAAACCTGCTGATG gccACCCTGCGGCAGGAGGGGCTCCTGGCCCAGTTCCAACGTAGCCGAGTGACGGCACGGAAGCtgccaggggagcagcaggggcccgGCCTGGacgcagcactggggtcctccgGCTTGCAGCCACCTTCCCAAG catccctggctgccCTTCTGGATGACCTGCAGAGCCTGGGCACGGCCCTGCtgcgggaggaggaggaggaggcagccacAGCGGGTGAGGAGCCTGGTACTGAGGACACCTAG